One segment of Desulfosudis oleivorans Hxd3 DNA contains the following:
- a CDS encoding glycosyltransferase family protein, with protein sequence MRLFKHPFFLLGMVYFLILMSIALWVRDIPNQPDAWHITLQQIANGETPGNTSSGDRASFAAAAIDVAEHGRIRPEKEWVFNLWPPGFIFLEALIMKIFGPGTPVILILQILAAVLFSIVLALLYDNLKIHMRRPVLAAVLPLLMFTFPMVRMFLLQPAGITLGESFSIGFFLVCMLLAIRSARQRSLRDAVCAGICLALSAYFRSQFEFILLVLTAWGVLLVIVIRIARFSTIEPGFLKATAKTIGVMLLVAHITMVPWRIYRWTHFYEGNPRWVMTTDLYYGNSVMRSEDLREIGGGWLVAGGGNLVCRIDPSACGDTKNAKKLFFRIFFRHPIQWYSLKFSAIGEYWFSSPRNFGGVKIEPARMDLAANGLLLMTVVAGGVLLFTRRVRCHGPWIFLSWFTISLFSAYGVIFSLAPLEVRYFYFPKIVGLLFFLMLLSLHFSQKRTLYQ encoded by the coding sequence ATGAGACTGTTTAAGCACCCATTTTTTTTATTGGGGATGGTTTATTTTCTGATTCTGATGAGTATTGCGCTCTGGGTGCGTGACATTCCGAATCAGCCGGATGCTTGGCATATCACACTTCAGCAGATTGCAAACGGGGAGACGCCGGGCAATACGTCCAGTGGCGACCGTGCGAGTTTTGCCGCTGCCGCCATTGACGTAGCGGAACACGGCCGGATCCGCCCCGAAAAAGAGTGGGTGTTCAACCTGTGGCCCCCCGGGTTTATTTTTCTGGAAGCCTTGATTATGAAGATTTTTGGCCCGGGAACACCGGTGATCCTGATTTTGCAGATATTGGCGGCCGTGCTGTTTTCAATCGTGCTGGCGCTGCTTTATGACAATCTGAAGATACACATGCGGCGCCCGGTGCTTGCGGCAGTTCTGCCGCTGTTGATGTTTACATTTCCGATGGTCCGCATGTTTCTACTTCAACCCGCCGGGATAACATTGGGGGAGAGCTTTTCCATTGGGTTCTTTCTGGTTTGTATGCTACTGGCCATCCGCTCGGCCCGGCAGCGCTCGTTGCGGGATGCGGTTTGCGCCGGAATCTGTCTGGCTTTGTCCGCGTATTTCCGGTCGCAATTTGAGTTTATTCTGCTTGTCCTGACCGCTTGGGGCGTTTTGTTGGTGATTGTGATCCGGATTGCCCGTTTCAGCACCATTGAGCCAGGGTTTCTAAAAGCAACCGCAAAAACTATAGGGGTTATGCTCCTGGTGGCCCACATCACAATGGTTCCATGGAGAATTTATCGGTGGACCCATTTTTATGAAGGAAACCCACGATGGGTGATGACTACCGATTTGTACTATGGGAATTCAGTGATGAGGTCTGAAGATTTAAGAGAAATCGGCGGCGGCTGGCTTGTCGCCGGTGGGGGTAATCTGGTGTGCCGGATTGATCCATCTGCCTGCGGTGATACGAAAAATGCAAAAAAGCTGTTTTTTAGAATTTTTTTCAGGCACCCGATTCAGTGGTATTCATTAAAATTCAGCGCCATTGGAGAATACTGGTTCTCATCACCGAGAAATTTTGGAGGCGTAAAAATAGAGCCGGCACGCATGGACTTGGCAGCCAATGGGCTGCTTCTCATGACAGTGGTTGCAGGAGGGGTTCTGCTATTTACGCGCAGGGTGAGATGTCACGGCCCCTGGATTTTTCTCTCATGGTTCACTATCTCTTTGTTCTCGGCCTATGGGGTAATATTCTCACTAGCCCCCCTTGAAGTCCGTTATTTTTATTTTCCCAAAATTGTCGGGCTTTTATTTTTTCTGATGCTGTTAAGCCTTCATTTTTCCCAAAAGAGAACTTTATACCAATAG
- a CDS encoding NAD-dependent epimerase/dehydratase family protein — translation MVIGSGLLARAFSPTWAQRDDVCVYAAGVSNSTCCDSQEFARERQRLSKALEQAKTVDAFVYFGTCSAMDPASNNTPYVQHKLAMEQLVLSHPCPLVLRLPQVAGRTPNPHTLLNFLYARITRSEAFTVWRQAKRNIIDVADVVAIAAHLVNNQKHRNTIINIANPVSSPIIDIVAAMERAVGKQAIYRSVDRGAEYPIDVSVILPLVSEAGVKFGKNYLNRVTGKYYGKTQ, via the coding sequence ATGGTTATCGGTTCCGGTCTGCTGGCGCGGGCCTTTTCACCAACATGGGCTCAACGGGATGATGTGTGCGTCTATGCCGCGGGTGTCTCCAACTCCACCTGTTGCGACTCACAAGAGTTTGCCCGGGAGCGACAGCGCCTTTCAAAGGCCCTGGAGCAGGCAAAAACCGTTGATGCTTTTGTCTATTTCGGCACGTGCAGCGCAATGGACCCGGCTTCAAACAATACGCCTTATGTACAACACAAGCTGGCCATGGAACAGCTCGTTCTGTCGCATCCGTGCCCCCTGGTTCTGCGCCTGCCCCAGGTCGCCGGCAGAACCCCCAACCCTCACACCCTGTTGAATTTTCTGTATGCGCGAATCACGCGAAGCGAGGCTTTTACCGTTTGGCGCCAGGCGAAGCGAAATATCATTGATGTGGCTGATGTGGTTGCCATTGCGGCTCATCTGGTCAACAACCAGAAACATCGCAACACCATCATCAACATAGCAAATCCCGTCAGCTCCCCCATAATCGATATCGTGGCCGCCATGGAGCGTGCTGTCGGGAAACAGGCGATATACCGTTCCGTGGATCGTGGGGCGGAATACCCGATTGATGTCAGTGTCATATTGCCGCTGGTATCTGAAGCCGGCGTGAAATTTGGCAAAAACTATCTTAACCGTGTGACAGGTAAATATTATGGGAAAACGCAGTGA
- a CDS encoding glycosyltransferase family 2 protein: protein MGKRSDSAVKLSIVVPVYQSADILPKLVEEVLAAVEPLGLADRFELLLVNDASPDQSWPVIQSLARSHAFIRGISLRRNFGQHNALMAGLNHVNGDFVVMMDDDLQHPPDAIGDLLDALEQGYDVCYTRYRHRRHALWKQVGSRFNDWVATRLLDKPKNLYLSSFKAMRKEITREIVKYDGPYAYLDGLILDVTRSITVVEIAHQPRYAGESNYTLRRLLSLWLKMATGFSVFPLRLATYAGFLLSALSFIMMAFFVIQKLLYPEIPRGWASLIATILFLGGMQTFFLGLIGEYLGRTYLKLNQKAQFVVGSTTWDRNSDEVS, encoded by the coding sequence ATGGGAAAACGCAGTGACTCAGCCGTCAAATTGTCTATTGTCGTTCCAGTGTACCAGAGCGCTGATATTTTGCCGAAACTGGTAGAGGAAGTGCTTGCAGCAGTGGAGCCCCTGGGACTGGCGGACCGGTTTGAACTGTTGCTGGTCAATGATGCAAGCCCGGATCAGAGCTGGCCGGTTATTCAGTCGCTTGCCCGGTCTCACGCTTTTATCAGAGGTATCTCCCTGCGTCGAAATTTTGGTCAGCACAATGCCCTGATGGCCGGCCTCAATCACGTTAACGGCGATTTTGTGGTGATGATGGATGATGATCTGCAACATCCCCCCGATGCTATTGGTGATTTGCTGGACGCCCTGGAGCAGGGCTACGACGTGTGCTACACCCGTTACCGGCACCGGCGGCATGCCTTGTGGAAACAGGTGGGAAGCCGCTTCAACGACTGGGTGGCCACCCGTCTGCTGGATAAGCCCAAGAATCTCTATCTCTCTTCTTTTAAAGCGATGCGCAAGGAGATCACGCGTGAGATAGTGAAATATGATGGCCCTTATGCCTATCTGGATGGACTCATTCTTGATGTCACACGTTCAATCACGGTGGTAGAGATTGCGCACCAGCCCCGTTATGCCGGGGAAAGCAACTATACCCTGCGCCGCCTGCTCTCGCTGTGGCTGAAAATGGCCACCGGTTTTTCAGTCTTCCCACTGCGCCTGGCCACCTATGCCGGCTTTCTTCTTTCCGCTCTGAGTTTTATCATGATGGCGTTTTTTGTTATTCAGAAACTGCTGTATCCCGAGATTCCCAGAGGCTGGGCGTCATTGATCGCAACCATTTTATTTCTGGGCGGCATGCAGACTTTTTTTCTGGGTTTGATTGGTGAATATCTGGGACGCACCTATCTCAAGCTTAACCAGAAAGCGCAGTTTGTTGTTGGCAGCACAACCTGGGACAGGAATAGCGATGAAGTGTCATGA
- a CDS encoding glycosyltransferase: MKMLVLIRNNLKIDKRIRNNVSALAEHMDSIHVLARPVPDDTFHLNHPNVTHSFFKYRATESDLCNKIKRFAEERKLFAQLARAFPLIRTTDYYDAAAIAQSKRYLDILMRSERWHEIRSRKSEPMEDHIAVSYPLAFYDTSMQWALEAEAIEADIVYCSGLDTLLCGVVHKQKYGSRLIYDARDIFCDLAAYVFPQYYSNVLALFEQQFIKYADLVITTSDGHASWMKKHFGCRCPILTIHNCVSADLDAIKPKTYAGGPIKLYFHGLSDAPKKIDVMVKAISRVPGIELVLRCVASENLLAVKKLVNDLGVSHKVHFLDLVTPEEVAFYANRDGDLGIHIWETENCVNTLRALTNKFIEYLSAGLPVITSPLIEQANIVNRYDCGYILKDNSVDNLVDVLESILAQGHQELAVKSENALAAAKQYFDWHHYKEVLVQAVLNNKHVINRLSLRKLPKESRKKCKKWEREDKKAYNLYRKALRAYEKSTQPEAGRLGLGRPRSPETNIRSRLFGKLAAWRKR; encoded by the coding sequence ATGAAAATGCTGGTCCTGATACGCAACAATTTAAAAATCGACAAACGCATACGGAACAATGTCTCCGCACTGGCTGAACATATGGATTCGATTCATGTGCTGGCCAGGCCCGTGCCGGATGATACTTTTCATCTGAACCATCCCAATGTGACACACAGTTTTTTTAAATACAGGGCCACGGAATCCGATCTTTGCAACAAGATTAAGCGGTTTGCCGAGGAGCGAAAGCTTTTTGCGCAGTTGGCGCGGGCGTTTCCCTTAATCCGTACCACTGACTATTATGATGCGGCGGCGATAGCCCAAAGCAAACGGTATTTGGATATATTGATGCGTTCTGAAAGATGGCATGAGATAAGGAGCAGGAAAAGCGAGCCCATGGAAGACCATATCGCCGTATCTTATCCGCTTGCCTTTTATGATACATCCATGCAATGGGCACTTGAAGCGGAAGCCATAGAGGCGGATATCGTTTACTGCTCCGGTCTGGATACACTGTTATGCGGCGTGGTTCACAAGCAGAAATATGGCAGCCGCCTGATATATGATGCCAGAGATATCTTTTGTGACCTCGCAGCCTATGTTTTCCCTCAATACTACAGTAATGTGCTGGCCCTGTTCGAGCAGCAGTTTATCAAATATGCCGATCTGGTAATAACAACGTCAGACGGCCATGCATCATGGATGAAAAAACATTTTGGGTGCCGTTGCCCTATCTTGACGATTCATAATTGTGTGTCCGCGGATCTTGATGCAATAAAGCCCAAAACATACGCTGGCGGGCCCATCAAACTTTATTTCCACGGATTAAGCGATGCCCCCAAAAAAATTGATGTCATGGTGAAGGCGATCAGCCGGGTCCCCGGGATCGAGCTTGTTTTAAGGTGCGTGGCGTCGGAGAATTTATTGGCAGTCAAAAAACTCGTAAATGATCTGGGTGTGTCTCACAAAGTCCATTTTCTGGATTTGGTGACACCGGAAGAGGTGGCGTTCTATGCAAACAGGGATGGTGATCTGGGGATTCATATTTGGGAAACAGAGAACTGCGTAAATACATTAAGGGCACTGACAAACAAGTTTATTGAATATTTATCGGCAGGCCTGCCGGTGATCACCTCCCCTTTGATTGAGCAGGCGAATATCGTTAACCGGTATGATTGCGGTTATATTCTCAAAGACAATAGCGTTGACAACCTTGTTGATGTGCTGGAAAGCATCCTGGCGCAGGGCCATCAGGAACTGGCGGTTAAATCAGAAAATGCGCTGGCGGCGGCGAAACAGTATTTTGATTGGCATCATTATAAAGAGGTGCTGGTTCAGGCCGTCTTGAACAATAAACATGTGATTAACAGGCTCTCCTTGCGCAAATTGCCGAAAGAAAGCAGGAAAAAATGCAAGAAATGGGAGCGGGAAGACAAAAAAGCGTATAACCTGTATCGCAAGGCGCTGAGGGCATATGAAAAAAGCACTCAGCCAGAGGCCGGACGCCTGGGCCTGGGACGGCCACGAAGTCCGGAAACAAATATCCGGTCGCGTCTATTCGGGAAATTGGCAGCATGGAGAAAAAGATAA
- a CDS encoding glycosyltransferase gives MEKKINVSVVVPVYDVEAYIADCLSSIVSQTLTDMEIICINDGTPDDSMAIVRVFAGRDDRIKIINKENGGLSDTRNVGIDNANGEYIYFIDSDDYLDIRALEMLYAKAVQENLDIVYFDTKPVFETRELKERFRGCEAYYSRKKAYDDVVTGQEKLVEMAENNDVLVPVFLQFFKRSFIRDNNIKFYKGILHEDNLFSMQVAALAQRVSHINECLHIRRIRPGSIMTGEKRFANSYGYFICEMELIEFLKGRDVSAAFGKYIDAFLSSTRRLAIDIIDNLPLEEVFYGVKTMPPDMRKAYEDMILSQSNKKPHYDRIKNRKRVSVLAKIIGMGKKGECRFVG, from the coding sequence ATGGAGAAAAAGATAAATGTATCGGTGGTTGTCCCGGTATATGATGTGGAAGCCTATATAGCGGATTGCTTAAGTTCAATCGTGTCCCAGACCTTGACGGACATGGAAATCATCTGCATTAATGACGGGACCCCTGATGATTCAATGGCAATCGTCCGCGTATTTGCCGGCAGAGACGACAGGATTAAAATTATTAACAAGGAAAACGGTGGGTTGTCTGATACGCGCAATGTGGGAATCGATAATGCCAACGGAGAGTACATCTATTTTATAGACAGTGATGACTATCTGGACATCAGGGCGCTGGAGATGCTGTATGCAAAGGCCGTACAAGAAAACCTGGATATTGTTTATTTCGACACCAAGCCGGTTTTTGAGACCCGTGAACTGAAAGAAAGATTCAGGGGGTGTGAAGCCTATTATTCAAGAAAAAAGGCATACGACGATGTTGTCACCGGACAGGAGAAGCTGGTGGAGATGGCTGAGAATAACGATGTCCTGGTTCCGGTATTTTTGCAGTTTTTCAAAAGAAGTTTCATTCGCGACAATAATATAAAATTTTACAAGGGGATCCTTCATGAAGACAATTTGTTTTCCATGCAGGTTGCCGCCCTGGCCCAACGGGTCAGCCACATAAATGAATGTTTACACATAAGACGCATCAGGCCTGGTTCCATCATGACAGGAGAAAAACGCTTTGCAAATTCCTACGGGTATTTCATCTGTGAGATGGAGCTGATCGAATTTTTAAAGGGCAGGGATGTTTCGGCCGCATTCGGCAAATACATTGATGCCTTTCTCTCTAGTACAAGGCGGTTGGCGATTGATATCATCGACAATTTACCCTTGGAAGAGGTTTTTTATGGTGTGAAGACAATGCCCCCGGACATGCGGAAGGCATATGAGGATATGATTTTAAGCCAGAGTAATAAGAAACCCCATTATGATAGAATAAAAAACAGGAAAAGGGTGTCGGTACTGGCAAAAATCATTGGCATGGGAAAAAAGGGAGAATGCCGTTTCGTCGGTTGA
- a CDS encoding glycosyltransferase family 4 protein has protein sequence MKGASKYVSACSLVQYGYELVNAEKLDQSLRLVHDFVERIITEPLCTARVFGSKDLDALCQRIGKASLASVTRQKQGDGVAGRDSVFVYVVTKLENSGGLRQVIEDLIKVRFEARHIILSTELEGRSDVGYLQSGLGRQASVRFEGAPQGSYQQRLAWLQQRLLDIHPQKVFLFNYHQDSVAVAAIQPEMGLTGSFYHHGDHHLCLGVYLDHLEHIDPHPMGYHNCRDVLYIENSYIPLVVEDKGPRPPELPFFYDGRLTTCTAARSNKVDIPYFVRYFEMVPRLLKTTGGRHVHIGRLHPWTLFKIRRGLKRYGIAPDRFVYIPWVPSVWKTLHEYRVDLYVASFPYGGGLTLIEAMGAGVPVALHRHVFSRILSGLDLAYPEAFSWRFPDELLTFCGSVTADTLKEASRLGRRQYERFHRPEMLRRILQGNADDLPAPANLSDRFSPEPLEWASWMEKQVNIKNVLYKAAYRFYRRLRGRWHFM, from the coding sequence ATGAAGGGCGCTTCTAAGTACGTGTCAGCCTGTTCGCTTGTCCAGTATGGTTATGAACTGGTCAACGCCGAAAAGCTGGATCAATCCTTACGATTGGTCCACGATTTTGTAGAGCGGATTATTACCGAGCCCCTGTGTACGGCCCGGGTGTTTGGCTCAAAAGATCTGGATGCGCTCTGTCAGCGGATCGGCAAGGCCAGTCTTGCCTCCGTCACCCGGCAAAAGCAGGGGGACGGAGTTGCCGGCCGGGATTCTGTTTTCGTCTATGTGGTCACAAAGCTGGAAAATTCGGGCGGGCTTCGGCAGGTGATTGAAGACCTTATCAAGGTCCGATTCGAAGCCCGGCACATTATCCTGTCAACGGAACTGGAAGGCCGGTCGGATGTAGGGTACCTGCAGAGCGGCCTGGGCAGACAGGCAAGTGTTCGATTTGAAGGGGCGCCGCAGGGGTCTTACCAGCAACGGCTGGCCTGGCTTCAGCAGCGCCTCCTGGATATCCACCCTCAAAAGGTTTTTTTGTTTAATTATCATCAGGACAGCGTGGCCGTGGCGGCGATTCAACCGGAGATGGGGCTGACCGGCAGTTTCTATCATCATGGCGACCACCATCTGTGTCTGGGCGTATACCTGGACCATCTTGAGCATATTGATCCGCACCCGATGGGGTATCATAACTGCCGTGACGTGTTGTATATTGAAAACAGCTACATTCCGCTGGTTGTTGAGGACAAGGGGCCGCGGCCGCCGGAGCTGCCTTTTTTTTATGACGGGCGGCTCACCACCTGCACGGCGGCCCGGTCCAACAAGGTGGATATACCTTATTTTGTCCGGTATTTTGAAATGGTCCCCCGGCTGTTGAAGACAACCGGAGGCCGGCATGTGCATATCGGCCGACTGCACCCCTGGACATTGTTTAAAATACGACGGGGGCTGAAACGATATGGCATTGCACCGGACAGGTTTGTTTATATTCCCTGGGTGCCGAGTGTCTGGAAGACCCTGCACGAATACCGGGTGGACCTTTATGTCGCGTCTTTCCCCTATGGCGGAGGGCTGACGTTGATTGAGGCCATGGGGGCGGGTGTCCCTGTCGCCCTGCACCGGCATGTGTTTTCAAGGATACTGAGCGGCCTTGATTTGGCTTACCCGGAAGCGTTTTCCTGGCGTTTCCCGGATGAACTGCTGACGTTCTGCGGTTCTGTGACAGCCGATACGCTCAAGGAGGCCAGTCGCCTGGGCCGCAGGCAGTATGAACGGTTTCACCGCCCGGAGATGCTGCGACGGATACTTCAGGGCAACGCCGATGACCTGCCGGCACCGGCCAACCTGTCGGACAGGTTTTCCCCCGAACCCCTTGAGTGGGCGTCATGGATGGAAAAACAGGTAAATATTAAAAATGTTCTGTATAAAGCCGCCTATCGGTTTTACAGACGGCTCAGGGGGCGGTGGCACTTCATGTGA
- a CDS encoding glycosyltransferase family 2 protein, whose product MDVSIIIVNYNTAALTRSCVDSIFQETRDIRFEVIVVDNGSTDGSYALLSGLGYENYQYIFNQDNLGFSRANNQGVEAAAGRYLFFLNSDTVLLNNVAGLLLEYMAHHPEAGIAGPQFFNPDMSLQVSCRRFPTIGFGLIKFFPFLKILLPPWYRAYYMADQDYRSVQPVDTVSAGALMISKELFEEIGRFDEISFMYGEDADLCRRARDRGKKVVFSPDAHLIHYGGQSSRLNSRKAIWSYYMAFYHLYKKYYFKQFAVLIKPLFMARALVAMGIGLFKKDKRLTWNN is encoded by the coding sequence ATGGATGTTTCGATTATTATCGTCAACTATAACACGGCGGCACTCACCCGGTCGTGTGTGGATTCCATTTTTCAGGAGACTCGGGATATCCGGTTTGAAGTTATTGTTGTGGACAATGGCTCCACCGACGGGTCTTATGCGCTTTTGTCAGGTCTGGGTTATGAAAATTATCAGTATATTTTCAACCAAGACAACCTGGGCTTTTCCAGGGCCAATAACCAGGGGGTGGAAGCGGCAGCCGGTCGTTATCTGTTTTTTTTAAACAGCGACACGGTGTTGCTCAATAACGTTGCCGGTCTGTTGCTCGAATATATGGCACACCATCCCGAGGCCGGCATTGCCGGCCCGCAGTTTTTTAACCCTGACATGAGCCTTCAGGTGTCATGCCGGCGTTTTCCCACAATAGGGTTCGGGCTGATCAAGTTCTTCCCGTTTTTAAAAATACTGTTGCCGCCCTGGTACCGGGCCTACTATATGGCGGATCAGGACTATCGCTCGGTGCAACCGGTTGATACGGTGTCGGCCGGGGCGTTGATGATTTCAAAAGAGCTGTTTGAAGAGATCGGCAGGTTCGATGAAATCAGTTTCATGTACGGAGAGGATGCCGATCTATGCCGGCGTGCCAGGGACAGGGGGAAAAAGGTCGTTTTTTCCCCCGACGCACACCTGATTCATTACGGAGGACAGAGCAGCCGGCTGAACAGCCGGAAAGCCATCTGGTCTTATTATATGGCGTTTTATCATCTTTATAAAAAATATTATTTCAAACAGTTTGCCGTATTGATCAAGCCGCTGTTTATGGCCCGCGCCCTTGTTGCGATGGGGATCGGCCTGTTTAAAAAAGACAAGCGCCTCACCTGGAACAATTAG
- a CDS encoding NAD-dependent epimerase/dehydratase family protein has product MEHAGQCRTKTPGVLVTGASGFIGSALVRTLADKAVVKCASRACSTVSPVQGLSHEWFHYENLASADWQAALDGVDMVIHLAARAHVLRETAADPFAAYARVNCDGTLALAEQAANNGVRRFVFVSTLGVNGRITTQAGFTEEDPAAPHDDYSRSKQMAETGLRRLASQSDMEVVVIRPPLVYGPGVKANLLHLLDWVYKGWPLPLANTENRRSFIALDNLVDAIICCLHHPGAAGQTFLVSDGEDLSTADLVSRIAHYMRKPARLFPVPVSLMGTVLHAAGKSKLYDRLWGSLVVDSQKIRRVLGWTPPISVDEGIQKMVEWYLYGR; this is encoded by the coding sequence ATGGAACATGCCGGTCAATGCAGGACAAAAACGCCAGGGGTGCTTGTCACGGGTGCCAGTGGTTTTATCGGCAGTGCCCTGGTACGGACGTTGGCGGACAAGGCCGTGGTGAAATGTGCCTCACGGGCCTGCTCCACGGTTTCTCCTGTTCAGGGTCTATCGCATGAATGGTTCCATTATGAAAATCTTGCGTCGGCGGACTGGCAGGCCGCTCTGGACGGTGTCGATATGGTGATACATCTGGCGGCCCGTGCCCATGTTCTCAGGGAAACTGCGGCCGATCCTTTTGCGGCCTATGCCAGGGTCAACTGCGACGGCACTCTGGCGTTGGCCGAGCAGGCGGCGAACAACGGGGTCAGACGGTTTGTTTTTGTAAGCACCCTCGGCGTCAACGGCAGAATCACGACACAGGCCGGGTTTACTGAAGAGGACCCGGCAGCGCCCCATGATGATTACAGCCGGTCCAAGCAAATGGCTGAAACCGGATTGAGGCGGCTGGCATCGCAGTCAGATATGGAGGTCGTGGTGATTCGACCGCCCTTGGTTTACGGTCCTGGCGTCAAGGCCAATTTGCTTCACCTGCTTGACTGGGTGTATAAGGGGTGGCCCCTGCCGCTGGCCAACACGGAGAATCGGCGCAGCTTTATCGCTCTGGACAATCTGGTGGATGCCATCATCTGTTGCCTCCACCATCCGGGAGCGGCTGGCCAGACCTTTCTGGTCAGTGACGGCGAGGACTTATCCACTGCCGATCTGGTCAGTCGGATTGCACATTATATGCGGAAACCGGCCCGGCTCTTTCCGGTTCCGGTCTCACTTATGGGGACCGTGCTGCATGCGGCCGGAAAATCAAAGCTGTATGACCGGTTGTGGGGATCGCTGGTGGTGGACTCCCAAAAAATTCGGCGGGTGCTTGGATGGACGCCGCCTATCTCCGTGGATGAGGGGATCCAAAAAATGGTTGAGTGGTATCTTTATGGGCGTTAA
- a CDS encoding acyltransferase family protein, translating to MTTDRRAYSLQQSSYRLRKNNFDLLRLLFAGTVCLVHVYKLSGYPELMTVTRYLSSEVAVKGFFVISGFLIFMSFERSASMRSYAVKRVRRIYPAYGTVVLLCAIGLIAASSRSIGDYFSLAWVKYLFANLTFLNFLEHTLPGVFATNRVTAVNGALWTLKIEVMFYMAVPFLVFLFRRFGYFPILVLLYCASVGYALGCARMAHHTGIAMYNELGRQLPGQLSYFVAGGFLYYYLPAFEQRARYFVAAAAAALVVDKVYALPLLEPLALATVVVFFGLFFYVGNFGKYGDFSYGVYIIHFPIIQLIFYFGWFHGSPWLFLATVTATTAVGAIAMWHLVEKRFLLHSSHYVAATISALDDGVSRHMDTPVPGIS from the coding sequence ATGACCACTGATCGGAGGGCATATTCATTGCAACAGAGCAGTTATCGGTTGAGAAAAAATAATTTTGATTTGCTTCGTCTGCTGTTCGCCGGAACGGTTTGCCTGGTGCACGTTTATAAGCTTTCCGGATATCCGGAGTTGATGACCGTTACGCGGTATCTGTCATCGGAGGTGGCGGTAAAGGGCTTTTTCGTGATCAGCGGGTTTTTGATTTTTATGAGTTTTGAACGTTCCGCCTCTATGCGTTCCTATGCCGTTAAACGCGTGAGGCGAATTTATCCCGCTTACGGAACGGTAGTCCTGTTATGCGCCATCGGCCTGATAGCGGCCAGTTCCAGAAGCATTGGAGACTATTTTTCACTTGCATGGGTCAAGTATCTTTTTGCCAATCTTACCTTCTTGAACTTTCTGGAGCACACACTGCCAGGTGTTTTTGCCACCAACCGGGTAACGGCCGTTAACGGGGCGTTGTGGACCCTCAAGATTGAAGTGATGTTTTACATGGCGGTTCCCTTCCTTGTGTTTCTGTTCCGCCGGTTCGGTTACTTTCCCATTCTTGTGCTGCTTTATTGTGCATCAGTGGGTTATGCCTTGGGGTGTGCCCGGATGGCCCACCACACCGGCATAGCCATGTACAACGAACTGGGCCGTCAACTGCCGGGGCAGCTTTCCTATTTTGTGGCAGGTGGTTTTTTGTATTATTATCTTCCTGCTTTTGAGCAACGGGCCAGATATTTTGTCGCAGCGGCAGCCGCAGCTCTTGTCGTGGATAAGGTTTACGCCCTGCCGCTTCTTGAGCCGTTGGCCCTTGCCACGGTGGTTGTTTTTTTCGGGCTCTTTTTTTATGTGGGTAATTTTGGGAAGTATGGCGATTTTTCCTACGGTGTTTACATTATACATTTTCCGATCATTCAATTGATTTTTTATTTCGGCTGGTTCCATGGCTCTCCGTGGTTGTTTCTGGCCACCGTGACCGCAACCACGGCTGTCGGCGCAATCGCCATGTGGCATCTTGTGGAAAAACGGTTCTTGCTCCACAGCAGTCACTATGTCGCCGCCACTATTTCGGCTCTGGATGATGGCGTCAGCCGTCATATGGATACCCCGGTTCCAGGGATTTCATAA